The following coding sequences lie in one Deltaproteobacteria bacterium genomic window:
- a CDS encoding P1 family peptidase, translated as MGDSLEKRPRARDLGIPLEGRPGPMNAITDVKGVEVGHATLIRGKGRLVVGKGPVRTGVTAILPRGKKGPGRVFAAWFSLNGNGEMTGTTWIEESGLLEGPIMLTNTHSVGVVRDSVVEWLAKHGLMTQPWALPVVAETYDGFLNDINGFHVNKEHVFEALDKAGSGPVAEGNVGGGTGMICYEFKGGIGTASRKLEERDGAYAIGVLVQANHGRRRQLRVAGVPVCTDMTENLVWSQDRSRVAGSIIIIVATDAPLMPHQLKRVARRASLGLARTGSTASNYSGDIFLAFSTANPEVARSSGVAQMTMLLEDRMDPIFEATVQAAEEAIINALVAAETMTGIDDHTVIAIPHDRLREDLEKYGRLMR; from the coding sequence ATGGGAGACAGCCTCGAGAAAAGACCAAGGGCCCGGGACCTGGGCATACCCCTTGAGGGCAGACCGGGACCGATGAATGCAATCACGGACGTCAAGGGGGTCGAGGTGGGCCATGCCACGCTCATAAGGGGCAAGGGGAGACTCGTCGTGGGGAAAGGCCCGGTCAGAACAGGGGTCACCGCGATCTTGCCCCGGGGCAAAAAGGGGCCCGGCCGGGTCTTTGCCGCGTGGTTTTCCCTCAACGGGAACGGCGAGATGACCGGCACCACCTGGATTGAAGAATCGGGCCTTTTAGAAGGCCCCATCATGCTGACCAATACGCACAGCGTCGGAGTTGTCCGGGACAGTGTGGTCGAATGGCTGGCAAAACACGGGCTCATGACCCAGCCATGGGCCCTCCCGGTTGTTGCGGAAACCTATGACGGTTTTCTGAACGATATCAATGGGTTCCATGTGAATAAAGAACACGTGTTTGAGGCTCTGGACAAGGCCGGTTCCGGCCCCGTGGCAGAGGGAAACGTCGGAGGCGGGACCGGAATGATCTGCTATGAATTCAAAGGGGGTATCGGGACAGCCTCAAGGAAGCTGGAGGAAAGGGATGGAGCCTATGCTATAGGCGTCCTGGTACAGGCCAACCACGGGCGGAGGAGGCAGCTCCGGGTCGCCGGCGTCCCTGTCTGTACGGATATGACAGAAAATCTGGTCTGGTCCCAGGACCGCTCGCGCGTGGCAGGCTCGATCATCATCATTGTGGCAACGGATGCACCGCTGATGCCCCACCAGTTGAAGCGAGTGGCCAGACGGGCCTCTCTGGGGCTGGCAAGAACCGGTAGCACGGCGAGCAACTACTCGGGCGACATCTTCCTCGCTTTCTCCACGGCAAATCCCGAGGTTGCAAGATCCTCAGGCGTGGCCCAGATGACCATGCTTCTTGAGGACCGAATGGATCCCATTTTTGAAGCAACCGTCCAGGCCGCTGAAGAGGCGATCATCAATGCACTGGTTGCAGCAGAGACAATGACCGGTATCGACGACCATACGGTCATAGCGATCCCCCATGACCGACTGAGGGAGGATCTTGAAAAATACGGTCGTCTGATGAGATAA
- a CDS encoding amidohydrolase encodes MNGGKSNTSRAGKNPADLVLQNAAVYTVDPSRPWADSLAVKGKEIVYVGSNTGVGAYIGQGTEVIDLHGKMVLPGFVDSHAHVSLGVSLVPSVSVQLFNLPSLAAYQQALRDFAARRPDLEVIYGAGWTNSIFPPLGPRKEDLDAVVADRPVSMMSEDGHAVWVNSKALEAAGIGKGTPDPRGGVIERDPETGEPSGTLRETAMDSVHSILPPYTVEQMKEGIRAYAAMAAREGITTVHDPMLICPGDRESYLASGLARNSVEAFSQLEAHGELSLRVRGSLLTLPTRGPAQVSAFLSERAKHRGAQFQINSAKIFADGVIEGSTAYLFEPYAHMPEYRGKSLWEPDALKEICRVLDREKFQIHVHAIGDAAISMTLDAFEHARNANGPRDSRHLITHLQLLGPKDIPRFASLGVIGVPQPIWFLKGDYYYKLALPYLGRERADRQYPMKSFFEAGVRMAGASDFPVTLPCPPLLGIMTGVTRCEPGVADPGEVLWPEERASLKDMIACFTINGAYANFLERETGSLQVGKVADIVVIDGNLFEMPASEIGKTRVVLTLFEGREVYRDASLHGE; translated from the coding sequence ATGAATGGAGGCAAGTCGAATACGAGCAGGGCGGGCAAGAATCCCGCTGATTTGGTGCTTCAAAACGCCGCGGTTTACACGGTCGATCCCAGCCGCCCGTGGGCGGATTCACTTGCGGTCAAGGGCAAAGAGATCGTCTATGTGGGAAGCAACACCGGGGTTGGTGCCTACATCGGCCAGGGCACAGAGGTGATAGACCTCCACGGAAAGATGGTCCTCCCGGGATTTGTCGACTCTCATGCCCACGTGTCCCTGGGTGTCTCGCTGGTTCCTTCCGTGTCGGTTCAACTCTTCAACCTGCCGTCCCTTGCCGCGTATCAGCAGGCCTTGAGAGATTTCGCGGCGAGACGTCCCGATCTGGAAGTCATCTATGGTGCAGGCTGGACCAACTCCATTTTCCCTCCCCTAGGGCCCAGAAAAGAGGACCTCGACGCCGTTGTGGCAGACCGCCCCGTGTCGATGATGTCAGAGGACGGCCACGCGGTCTGGGTAAACTCAAAGGCCCTCGAGGCAGCAGGCATCGGCAAGGGAACCCCTGATCCACGAGGTGGTGTGATAGAACGCGACCCCGAGACGGGCGAGCCCTCCGGGACACTGCGGGAAACCGCCATGGACTCCGTCCATAGTATCCTGCCTCCGTACACAGTCGAACAGATGAAGGAGGGTATACGAGCCTATGCAGCCATGGCCGCAAGAGAGGGCATCACTACCGTCCACGACCCCATGCTGATCTGTCCCGGCGACAGGGAATCCTACCTGGCCTCGGGGCTGGCCAGGAACAGTGTCGAGGCCTTTTCACAGCTCGAAGCCCACGGTGAGTTGAGCCTCCGTGTGAGAGGGTCTCTCCTGACCTTACCGACAAGAGGCCCGGCACAGGTTTCGGCATTCCTCTCGGAACGTGCCAAACACAGGGGAGCACAGTTTCAGATCAACTCGGCCAAGATATTCGCAGACGGTGTCATAGAGGGGAGCACCGCCTATCTTTTCGAACCTTACGCACACATGCCGGAATACAGGGGAAAGAGCCTCTGGGAACCGGACGCCTTGAAGGAGATCTGCAGGGTCCTGGACCGCGAGAAATTCCAGATTCACGTTCACGCCATCGGCGATGCTGCCATCAGCATGACACTCGACGCCTTTGAACACGCAAGAAACGCAAACGGCCCCCGGGACTCACGCCACCTGATCACACATCTCCAACTCCTCGGTCCCAAGGATATCCCCCGCTTTGCCTCCCTGGGGGTCATCGGGGTACCCCAGCCCATCTGGTTTCTGAAGGGCGACTACTACTACAAACTGGCACTCCCTTACCTGGGCCGCGAGAGGGCAGATCGCCAGTACCCCATGAAGAGCTTTTTCGAGGCCGGTGTCAGGATGGCCGGGGCAAGCGATTTTCCGGTCACGCTCCCATGCCCTCCTCTGCTCGGCATCATGACCGGTGTAACGAGATGCGAGCCGGGCGTCGCAGACCCAGGCGAGGTACTCTGGCCGGAAGAGCGGGCAAGCCTCAAGGACATGATCGCCTGCTTTACGATCAACGGCGCGTACGCCAATTTCCTCGAAAGGGAAACAGGCTCGCTCCAGGTAGGCAAAGTGGCGGACATCGTTGTAATCGACGGGAACCTCTTCGAGATGCCTGCCTCTGAGATCGGGAAGACCCGGGTTGTGCTGACCCTCTTTGAGGGAAGAGAGGTCTACCGGGATGCTTCACTCCACGGGGAATAG